The following coding sequences lie in one Candidatus Methylomirabilota bacterium genomic window:
- a CDS encoding heme-binding protein encodes DKAYSAVLYRRPTKVFQDLVGQGGANLRLLGLRGASVLEGGIPLIVDGKVIGAVGVSGAASEQDAQAAKAGADALK; translated from the coding sequence GACAAGGCGTACTCGGCGGTCCTCTACCGGCGCCCCACCAAGGTGTTCCAGGATCTCGTCGGCCAGGGCGGCGCCAACCTCCGCCTGCTGGGACTGAGAGGGGCCAGCGTGCTCGAGGGCGGGATCCCGCTCATCGTGGACGGCAAGGTCATCGGTGCGGTCGGCGTGTCCGGCGCCGCCTCCGAGCAAGATGCGCAGGCCGCCAAGGCCGGTGCGGACGCGTTGAAGTAG